CCCGCAGTGCCTCGATCAATCCCGGCCGCGGATCCTCTGCGGTCTCGGCCAGGTACGCGAGGTGGCGCGGCGCGGCGCCTTCGCTTTCGACGACGTGCAGCGAGAACTGGAAGGGCACTTGCTGGTAAGGACCCGTGCCGTCGTAGAGCGGCACGGCCGCGGCCACCGTCTCGAAGTCCAGGCAGTGGAGGGGATACGCGAGGCCCTCCAGCCAGGCGCGCAACGGCCCGGGCTCGACGTGCGCCCGGCCCGACGCGACGGTCCGCTGCTGGATCAGCTGCTTCCCGTTCAGCGCGTCGGCGGGCGCGTCCGTCAGCGCCAGCACGCCCCGGTCGATCAGCGCGAAGACGGCCTCCTTGCGCGCCCGGTACAGCTCCAGGACGGGGTGCTCCGGCAGGTGCGCCGAGCACATCGGCCACAGGTCGCAGGGGTGGGGCGACTTGCAGTGCGGGCCGAGGGGCGTGTCGGGACAGTCGCCCGCGATCACGCCGCGCATGTCGGCGATCTGCGCCGGCACCTCGGCCTGCAGGGCCCGCGCCTCGTCCGTGACGTCGGCGCGATGGAACAGCCCGGCCGGGTCCACCGCGCCGCGGCGCACGTACGACGCGTCGATATGCATCAGGTGCAGCCGCCGGAGCTTCACGCGCGCGCGTTCGGCCAGGCGGGCCTGGAAGGCCACGTCCGCCAGGTTCTGCGGCTTTACGCCCGTGCCGCTCTTCACCTCGATCAGGTCCCAGGCGTCGCCGTCCGCCGGGACCAGGATGTCCGCCCGGCAATAGACGCCGTCGTCCAGGAAGCTGGCCTCGAAGATCGGTCGGCGGGCGGGCAGCAGCGCGCTCGTCGCGGCGGCGGTCCGACCGAGGTCCGCGAAGTCCATGGGCACCTCGACGCCGTCCGGGTACAGACGCTTCGCCAGGTCGCCAACCTGGTGCCCCGCGTCGAAGATCGCCTGCGTGGCGGCGTCGACGGGGGGGAAGGCGTCGCGCCGGTTGAAGTGGTGCCACAGCAGCTTGGGGCACTGCAGGCCGGCGAGGTATTTCGATTTGGAGATGGTTCGATTCATGACGGGATATCCTTTCCCGATATTGCCAGAGATGGGACTGATGCCAGGGTATTCGGCGCCGGCGATGTTGTCCAACGATGTAGAGCGCTGGCTTTGGAACCGGCGCTTACACGTCGGCGTGGGCACCCAGCGGCTTTCCCGTTCGATTATCATTTGACCCGCCCCAAATTGGTGCGGTATGTTCAAAATCGCCCTTGATCTTATTGCCAAATAAGAGGTGACTCAAAGGGGTACCGATATGTCCCTCCCTGCAGCGCGCATTCCCATCCTGCTCATAGGCCTCATGACCGCGACGGCCTCCCTGGCCGCCGGGACGGCCGCTCCCGATTCCAGCCGCGCGGTCGAGGCCGCGGCGACTGCCGTCGCGGCGGCGGTGGGTGACGCCGAAACTCCCGCCCTGCCTGGTTCGGCCTGGGGCGCCCTGCCGGAGCGCGCCGAGGCCCAACCGCCCCCCGACGATGACGAGCAGGAGAAGGAGCGGGTCCCCAAGAAGAAGGTCCGTAGGAAGGGCGAGAGCCGCAGCGCCTCCGACGACGACGACGACTCCAGCTGCTTCTCGTCGTGCCTCGAAGGCGTCTTCATCAGCATGCTCACGTCCTCGGACGAGGACGAGGACGAGGAAGAGACGGGCTACGTCGAGCCGCCGGCGCTGGTGGCGGACGAGCCGGAGCCGGCGCCCGGCGACACGCTGCAGGAACGGACCTATGCGCAGTACGTCGACGAGCCCGCTCCCGAGAAGGTCTTCACGCCGGCCGCTTTCGGCCTGGTCCTGGATCTGTCCTGGTGGCGGAGCGGCCCCTCGGACGTCTGGAACGAGTACCGGCACGGCGGCGGGCGTTTCGGCGTGGGCGGCAACTTCCTCGTGGGCGGGAGCGCCGAGATAGGGATCGACGCCGCTTTTTCCTGGGCCAAGGGCTACCCGCTCTACGACTACGAGACCTCGACCCGGCTCGAGTCGCCCCAGATCTCGCACCTCTGGCTGCTCGACGTCGGCCTGCGGGCCGGCACGATCCACAACCTGGCGTCCGGCGGGCTGTTCCTGCGCTGGGGGCTGGGCCCCCGCGTGTACCGGGTCAAGGAGTCCGCGGATCTGGACGTCTACGAACTGCCGGGGCCGACGGACCTGACCTACCGCAAGGAGACGCTCTCGGCCTGGCGCCTGGGGGGAGACCTGCTCTTCTCCATGTTGTGGCATACCGAGCACGAAGTCTTCGTCGGCTTCAGTGCGCGCTTCTTCGTCATCCCCTGGGAATCGGCGCGCGAGAAGTCGCTGACCCTGGACTACATAGGCCGCAAGAGCCTGGTGGGGTTCAGCCTCGGCCTGGCGGTCCAGTTCAATGGGCTGTGATCGCGACGCCGGCCCGCGCCTGTCGTCCATGCCGGCATGGAGGACGGTCGTGTTGGCCGCGCTCGTCCTGCTGACCGCCGCCGGCGACGGGCTCGCCGACGGACGCGCCGACGAGCCGGGCGAGCCGCCCCGCGATCCGGCCGGCCTGGCCCTGGACTTCTATCAGCACTACCTCTCCTCGCTGCGGCACGCCCGCTGCCGCTTCCACCCCAGCTGCTCGGAATACGCGCGCCTGGCCATCGCCCGTCACGGCCTGTTCGGCGGCGCCGCGCGGGCCGCCGACCGGCTCATGCGCTGCAACGCCTCGGCGGGGCGCTTCTACGCGCG
This genomic interval from bacterium contains the following:
- a CDS encoding DUF2779 domain-containing protein, yielding MNRTISKSKYLAGLQCPKLLWHHFNRRDAFPPVDAATQAIFDAGHQVGDLAKRLYPDGVEVPMDFADLGRTAAATSALLPARRPIFEASFLDDGVYCRADILVPADGDAWDLIEVKSGTGVKPQNLADVAFQARLAERARVKLRRLHLMHIDASYVRRGAVDPAGLFHRADVTDEARALQAEVPAQIADMRGVIAGDCPDTPLGPHCKSPHPCDLWPMCSAHLPEHPVLELYRARKEAVFALIDRGVLALTDAPADALNGKQLIQQRTVASGRAHVEPGPLRAWLEGLAYPLHCLDFETVAAAVPLYDGTGPYQQVPFQFSLHVVESEGAAPRHLAYLAETAEDPRPGLIEALRGIGPTGTILAFNTVFERGVLRELAAGFPGHAAFLDGLDDRFSDLLTPFRNFWYHHPQQRGSCSLKHVLPALTGRGYAGMAIADGNQAMREFQRAVFGDVDAAEKRRVLEGLREYCEQDTQALLEVLGVLSALAPR
- the yidD gene encoding membrane protein insertion efficiency factor YidD; this translates as MPAWRTVVLAALVLLTAAGDGLADGRADEPGEPPRDPAGLALDFYQHYLSSLRHARCRFHPSCSEYARLAIARHGLFGGAARAADRLMRCNASAGRFYAR